Genomic DNA from Gloeocapsa sp. DLM2.Bin57:
GACGTATCTTACGTAGGCAGGCTCGTTTCTTTTCCCTCTTTTGGGTACTGGTGCTAAAAAGGGACAGTCTGTTTCTATTAGTAATCTTTCGGCTGGTACTATTTTAGCGCTCTCTTGTACTTGTTTGGCATTTTTAAAGGTTACTACTCCACTAAAGCTGATATAAAATCCTAGGTCTAAAAACCATGCTGTTTCTTCTGGTGTTCCTCCCCAACAGTGCATTACTCCTGTCGGCTTGTTTGCTTGTTTAACCAGGTTGTACAAGTCTAAGGCTGCGTCTCGACAATGAATAATAAGTGGTTTATTTAGTTCTTGGGCTATATTTAATTGAGCTAAGAATACTTCTTGCTGCTCTTTTATATTTGTCGCTTTATAATAGTCTAGCCCTGTTTCTCCAATGGCGACGACTCGGCTATCTGATTTGGCTAATTCTTTAATCTCTTGTTCGCTTGTGTCTTGCCATTTATCGACGTCTAAGGGATGCAAGCCTACAGCAAATGAGATCTCAGGGAATCTATCTGCTAGGCTTTGGATACTTTTAAACTCTCCTGGCTCGACACAAGAATGGATTAATTGGGTAACTCCTGCTTGTTGCCAACGAGCTTGCAGTAAGTCTATATCCTGTTGGAATACCTCAAAGTTGAGGTGAACATGGCTGTCTATTAACTGCATTTGCTCTTTTTTGTCGGGTTTTTTAGGGTTAGCTTGATTGTGCTGTTTCCACTTGTTTGAGGGCTTTAGCTAGGCGAGCTTTTTTTCTCGCTCCGTTGTTGCGGTGATATACCCCAGTTTTGACTGCTTTATCTATTTTACTATAAGCGTCTGACATCGCTTGTTTTAGGGTTTCTTTACTTTCTTGGCTAGGATTAGTCTGATAAACTTCTACTGCTTGAAAGTATTTTTTCATGAGGGTTTTTACCGCTGATTTATAGGCTTTATTCCGCAGGCGGTTGCGCTCTGATAGTTGCGCTCTTTTGATTGCTGATTTTATGTTTGCCACTGTTATCTTAGTCTGAAAGTTTACTCTAGTTGGTTTAAAATTTTACAGAAATGACATTATATCATTTTAAGTTTGTTTCTCGCAAGAGTTAATCTTTTCTTTAACCCAATTATTTATAATAGCACAATTCCACTAACCTTGGAGTAACCAAAATCCTGCGAAAGATTCTGCTTCGGGGCTGGATTGGATGGCTAAAAAGTGGATTTGTTGTACCTGATTTTTGGCGTTGCTAAAGCCTTTAGCTTCGGCTAGGCTACCCTCATCGGTGATATCGGCTAAAATCCAACTATCGCTTACTCCTGTTTCTAAGCGTAATCTATAAACTTGTTTGAGTAGTTCACGTGCCGAAGGGGTTATGTCATCTAGGTAGCAGTAACTTAATTCTAAACCAGATAACCAACCTGCTAGGGGTATAGCGCGACTAGAGAAAATAATTAAACCTGGTATGGCTAAATCGGGGTCAAGATTGTACATAGAAAGAGGGAAAGCTTCCCCAAAGGCGATATCCCATTGATTCATTTCCTGAAAGTCTTTGACGGGTAGGCTAACTAAAGCCCATTTATCTCCTTTGTCTCCTCTGACTGCATCGGGAAGGGCGATCGCGTTTAGTTCGGGATATTGTACGGTAGCGCTACTAGCAGCTTGGGAGTCATAACCTGTTAAAGTAGGATAATATTCTGTTAGTCTTTGTTTAAGCCAGTGGTTTAAGGTGTAGGTACGCCTACTCGGTACAGCGTCAATACCGATTTCTTCACAAGCTTTGGTGATCATGTTCTTCATCTGACGACGAAAGAAACGTATTTTGGTGGGGGTTTTGCCACTTTCGGCGATCGCCTTGTTGATCGCTTCGGCTAACCAAATTGAGTTAACGGTTGTACTAGGGCAAAATTGGGCATATCTATAAATAGAATCGGGTTCGATATCTATTTGCTGTGGACTTTCACAGATAAGGACTTCCCAGCGTTTTTTCTTTTCGTCGTCTAATAGTGGTCGTGAGTAAAAATCTAGTTCCCAAATTAAGCCCATAAGGAAGAAATTAGTAGCAGCAAGATCTTATTCTAGCATGAACTTCTCAAGATAAATTTTTAATGTTTCGCTATTGAGGAAAAAAAGATTTCGGCTCTTTCGGCATTATCAAAGTCCGTAGCGCTATATTTCTTGACAATCCTTTTATAAAATTGCCAAAAGCGATAGACTGGCAACTCTCAATAAAATTTTATCTGTATCGGCTTTTGACATTGAAAATTTTGATTGTTGTCTCAAAGCTCTGAGATCCTACGAATAAGGGCAAGCTGATTTTTCTGACTATTTAATTCAACAGATTGCTGCCAAAAATGGCTAGACAACACTACTAACTTTTGAGCAAAAAGCAGCTGATGAAAAAGGCTTTCAAGGTATTTTTTAAGCAAATTGTTTAAAGTGATCGCTTACTAATCCGTCTTTTTGAGATTAATTAGGTAACCATTGAGGATCTAAAATTTCTTTGAGACTATAAGGACATTCAAAGGGAAAGTTAGTCAGTTCACTTTTAATAATTGCACTGCGTCTAGCTTTTTGATAAGTTGAAGAGAGAATAGATTCGGTATAATTGTATAAGGTTTGAGAACGAAGTAAAATTTCTAACTCAGATCGAAAATTGTCAATTTCTTCTGCCCATCCTCTTTGACAATAGACTTTTTCCGATTGCCAATATTGATAGAGGAGTAAGTGTTTTAGCAGTTGTCTGAGATAACTTTCAACTTTGTGTTTTTGTTCTCTCCCCAAAGACTCTATTTCCTCAAGTAAATGTTCCCAGTCCACATTATCTAACTCTTTCATTTTAATTTGTTTAAGAGTCATTTCCAACCATTGATAATAGTCTTGTTGATAAAGTGTCTGAAGATTAATTGGCTGTACCATAGTCCAAAAGATAAATTAGATCATGTCTGGTTATAGCGCTACGCGCTCTTGCACTCATGTTAGCTAATACTAGGTTTCACGACTCAAAAATGTCAAACACTCCAGATGCGTACTGCTTTAATTGATGATAACAAACTCTTCAAAAAAAGCCCCCTTAAAAAAGGGGGATTGGGGGAATCTAGCCTAAGAAGTAATCTACCTTAGCTAAAAGGAACAAAATTATCAATACCTAAAGCGCTAGGTTGAACATTTTGTAAGAGAATGAAAGCACGTGGACTAGCAGAACCAATACTACCATCGGCATCAATATTTACTAGAGTATTATTACGACCACTTTGACTGAAGGTGATATAACCAGCAGCTAAAGGATCGCTACCGCTAAAACCGATACTTTCCATGACTCCATTGAAATCTAGTAAGTCTTGACCTGGTGTAAAGTCAGTGATAATGTCTCCCGCGTCGGTAAGGCGATTATAGACAAAAGTATCATTACCAAGACCACCTGTTAAGGTATCACGACCTGTAGAAGCAGTGATAGTATCGTTTCCAGGAGTACCTACTATATTATCTCGACCTGTACTTGCTTGGAAGTCGTTATCGATGATAGTAAGTACTGCGTTAGCTTCTGCTCCTAAGGTTGCTCCATTGGTAGGATTAGAGAGAGTAAGGTTGACGGTTTCGTCTCCTTCGACGATGTCATCATCTACGATGGGTATGGTTACTGTAGCTTCGATTTGTCCATCATTGAAGGTTACTACTACTGGTGTGGGGTCAAAATCATCTCCTGCTGTAGCTGTATCACCTGTTGGGGTAACGGTTACGGTTACTTCCCCATCGCTACCATCACTTCTGACTAGGGTTATAGCTTCAACTACTGTTCCATCTTCGATTACTGAGAAGTTGGTTGAGCTGAATTGAATTACTCCTGGTTGGGTAATGATAGCAGTAAAATCACTTTCAAAAGCTCCAATATCGGTAGCGTTACCTTTTGTCCGTGGGAATCCTTCCCCTCGTTGGTCAAACTCTAGGTTATCAGGATTACTACCTGCGTCAATCGCTGGACTACCTTCTAGTATAGCGTGAGTAAAGGTTGGTCCTCCGTTATCAGCTAAAGATCCTAAACCTGGATTGGTGTTACCGGTTATATCGGTTGCTTGATTGAAAGCATCTACAGCATTACCATCCCCAATCAGGTTATGACCATTACTGATAAAGGTGTTAGTAGTATCATCAGTAAAATCAACATCAGTATTATTATTACCAGAAACGAGACTAGAAGTTACTATGGTTTGTACACCTGCAAAACCTGAAGAGGCAATACCACTGCCTTGGTTAGATGAAGCAATGTTATTGGTAATGGTACTATTGTTAATATTTGTTGTACCATTACTAAATACCCCACCGCCAATATAAGCACGGTTACCAGTGATGGTGCTGTTGCTAAAGGATACTAGACCACCATAATTATTAACCCCACCGCCATTTCCGAAGGAAGCCGAGTTACCACTGATGGTGCTGTTGCTAAAGGATGCTGTACCATTACTAGATACCCCACCGCCTATATTATAAGCACTGTTACCACTGATGGTGCTGTTGCTAAAGGATGCTGTACCATTACTAGATACCCCACCGCCTATATTATAAGCACTGTTACCACTGATGGTGCTGTTGCTAAAGGATGCTGTACCATTACTAGATACCCCACCGCCTATATTATAAGCACTGTTACCACTGATGGTGCTGTTGCTAAAGGATGCTGTACCATTACTAGATACCCCACCGCCTATATTATAAGCACTGTTACCACTGATGGTGCTGTTGCTAAAGGATGCTGTACCATTACTAGATACCCCACCGCCATCGCCACGATAAGCGGAGTTACCACTGATAGTAATATTATTAAAATACGTTAGACCACTACTACGTACCCCACCGCCACGATAAGCGGAGTTACCACTAATAGTGCTGTTGCTGAGGGTGAGAAGCTCTGTACTATTAATTCCACCTCCAGTATCAAAACCAGTTACAAAACCGTTGATAATGTTTAAACCATTTAAGGTTACGTTGCTATTTGCACTATTATTACCATCATCGATATTAAAGACGCGAGATTGTCCACCTCCACTAACGGTAATATTGGGGTTGTTATCGTTGGTTATATCTCCGTTGATGGTTAGGGATTTATCGATCGCTAATTCTGTTCCTGCTAAGGTAATAGTACCACCGTTGAGATTAGGATCAAAGGTAACGGTATCCCCAGTATTTGCATAGGCGATCGCTTCTCGTAAACTGATTAACCCGTCGCTATCGTCAACAAGATCATCGAGGGTGGTAACTATAGTACTTGGGGTTTCAGGACCAACCGAAGCACTACCAACAACTAGAGTAATATTGTTAGAGTTGATTTGAGTGGTAAACTGTGATTCTCCTGGTAAGGTTGGGAAATTGAACTGAATATTGTTGGGATTAGTCGCATTAGCAAAATCAAAGATGGTAAAGCTATCTCCCTCTTGGGGTACAAAATCGTTGACTAGAGAAACATTAACGGGAGTATCAGTAGCAAATGTGGCGTTACCACTGATATTAAGACTATCAAATGAACCTGCACCAGTTCCCCCTAACTCGATATTGACAACACCATTAGTAGCTTGACTATAGTTACCAGTAATGTTTAAACCACCGATTCCATTAGTTCCACCAGGGTTAAGTTCTCCTCCTTGAATGTTAACTTGTTGAGCAGTAAGGTTACCATCTGCTGAGAAATTACCACTAGTTTGACTAAAGTTAGCGTTATTGACGTTAAAGGTACTATTGTTAGCGATCACAAATTCACCACTATTGGTAAAAGCGCTACCAGTGGTAAAACTAGCCCCATTTGCTAGGCTAAAACTATTGCTGTTGGTACGTAGATTACCTAGTCCTGGAATTTGTCCTGTACCAGAAATAGCGATCGCCGCGGCATTATTTTCTACAGGAATACTGTTAAGGTTTAAAGTACCATCGATCGCTTGCCAAGTACCACCAGTTAGGGTTTTATTACCACTATTATAGTTAACTACTGAGGTTACACTTCCTGCTGGAGTAGTTCCACCTACTGTCAAAGTACTTCCTGCTAAAGCGCTAACAGTTCCTTGGTTGTTGAATCTGTCAGGACGAATATTACCAGTACTAGTACTAGTAATGTTACCATTGTTAACAATTGTACCTGTACCTATCCCTGATCCTGTTTTTGTTCCTAAATCACTAGTAATAGAAGTACCAGGGGCGTTTAACTGTACTGTAGCATCTACACCCAAAATAACCGTATCAGTAGCTTGTGGTCCAAATACCGCGCCATTACCACTGAGAATAAAGGTCTGATCATCGAAGTTGATTTCTTTATCTACTACAGTCTGATCGGTATCATCAACCACCAAAGCTGCATTAGGACCTAGAGTCGCAGTACCTGTAAAACTTCCTCCATTGCGTAGAGTAACAACAGCGTTAGGATTGGTGAGATTCAGGGTATTTTGGACAACAGCGTTATTGAGGATAACATTATTATTATTGTTGTCAAATCTTAATTGTGCTGTAGGGGTTTGAGATACGTTGACATTATTAATTACCCCACCATTGAGGAAAAAGTCACCTTTATTGTTTAGATTAAGGGTTGTATCTGCTCCATCAGGTTGTAGTGTTCCGATGATTTCTACTCTGCTGCTAGCATTTCTGGTTAAAGTTCCTGTAGTTATATCTGAAGGGTTAAATGGTCCTTGGAGTTTGAGAATACTATTAGCTTGTAAGTCGATAACACCGTTAGATTCATTAGCAAAATCCCCTATTAAGGTAACCGTAGCGCCATTAACCCTGAGGACTCCTCTATTTCTAAAGGTTCTATCCGCACCTGCTGCACCATTTTGTTTAACGTTGGTATCACCTATCAGTAGGTTAGCACCGTTTTGAGCGACAACTGTACCTGTTGAAGCGCCACGAGCATTGATAAATTGATCGGGATTAATGATTCTATTACCACTACCTGTAGCAGTAATTGTCCCAAAGTTATTAAATATCCCTATCCCTTGGTTGTTTTCAACACCGTTAAAGACTATATCACTACCTATGGTAGCCCCAGGTGCATTCATGTTAACCTGAGAACCGTTCAACATACTTAGTGTTACTGTTCTTGTTCCTCCAAAACCTGCATCCTTAGCACTAACTCGTAAGCTAGCTGATTCCCCGAGATTAACTGTTTCTAGAAAAGTTGTATTAAATGATGCTGTACCAGAGGTGCGCTCGATAACTAACTGAGCATTTTTACCTAAGTTAGCATTACCTTGAATAGCTGTGGGACTGGCTAGATTTCTTAAAACTACTGCTGATCCTTCAGGTGTTAAATCAAGGTCTCCACTTAAACTTTGTAGTCCTTGCAGTGTATTACTTCCACCACCTGCTTGGTCAAAAGAAGTAAACTCTAATTTGTGAGGTGATGTTTGAGTGATATTTGTTCCAATAATAGTACCACCTTGAAGAATGTAGTTACCAGTATTACTATTAAGGGTTAAAGGCGAACTGAAAAGATCTAGAGTTCCAACAATAATTATTTTGGTATTGTTAACGTTGTTGCGATTAATAGTTCCAGAAGTAAGAGCAGGAAGAATAAAAGATCCCCCTAGTACTAGTTCTGAGTTTGAGTTGAGATTGATTGTACCTGTATTATACCAGCCGCTACTGCCAAAAGCTAAACGTCCTTTGCTCGTTCCATCACCAACGTTAATTGTACCTTCGTTACCAAGTTGTTGATTAGTCGCTTCCCCTAACAGTAGGTAACCACCGTTAATAATATTGATTGTCCCGAAGTTAATAAAACCATTGCCATCATTTAAAGAATTTGATAGTTGACCTAAAACACTTAAATCATCGACAAAACCATCGGGATTACCTTCTTGATTGATGAAATTCTTGGTATCTACACCATCACCACCTGGTACTAAATCTCCGTCAAAGGTCATTACTGAGTTAGCATTGGTAGTTAAACGACCATTTTTGTAGAGAAATGGCTCTTTTGTGGTTAACTCCTTGATGGTAATCTGTGCCTGATTTTGATTATCAAGGGTAATAGTTGGTAAAAATCCTGGTCGATTAATTTCGATAACGTCGTTACTATCAGGTTGTCTATTTGGACTCCAATTACTATTTACGGTCCATTCGCCATTGTTATTAATATTCCAGCTGATTGTTGTTGTCATCTTAGTACTCCATATAAAGAGGAAATACAATACCCAATATTTATTATTCCCTAAACTGCAGGATGACTAACATTATTTTAGTTAATCTTTACTATAGCGCTATGGGCAAGGCATTCATTCTTAATTCTTCATTTCCCTCCGCGTTTCCACCGACTCCAGAGTAAAGCTAAATTAGCCTTAAAAAAACTTAATAAAAATAAACGTAGTTGCCAATTGGGATATTTTCGCCAGAGATTTATTAGATCATCTAGACTCAGCCACAGGTTTTTTGCTTGCAGATATTTACTTAATTCTGTTGGTGTTAAATAATCTTGCAGAGGTGCGGGTAAGGCTAAATTTTCTGGTAGAATGTTGGGGATGCTATTAGCGTCATAAGCACTGTTCACCCAATCAGGCTCATTACTTTTATAAGTTTTGGCTTGAGGGTGTCCAAAACCGATGTTTTTAATAAAAGATTTCATGGGGATAATATGTACTCCTTGATGATATAAAACCCCTAAATTAAAGCTGATGTTCCAGTCTGTTTGCTGATTTCTTTCTAACCAAAATTGATTAACCATAGTGAGTTTGGTTTGAATATTAGCGGGTATATCATAATATTTACCA
This window encodes:
- a CDS encoding TatD family deoxyribonuclease, coding for MQLIDSHVHLNFEVFQQDIDLLQARWQQAGVTQLIHSCVEPGEFKSIQSLADRFPEISFAVGLHPLDVDKWQDTSEQEIKELAKSDSRVVAIGETGLDYYKATNIKEQQEVFLAQLNIAQELNKPLIIHCRDAALDLYNLVKQANKPTGVMHCWGGTPEETAWFLDLGFYISFSGVVTFKNAKQVQESAKIVPAERLLIETDCPFLAPVPKRGKRNEPAYVRYVAEFIADLRQEEVETLASQTTANAIALFGLDKSGKSVDNL
- a CDS encoding 30S ribosomal protein S20; this translates as MANIKSAIKRAQLSERNRLRNKAYKSAVKTLMKKYFQAVEVYQTNPSQESKETLKQAMSDAYSKIDKAVKTGVYHRNNGARKKARLAKALKQVETAQSS
- a CDS encoding DUF1092 family protein, translating into MGLIWELDFYSRPLLDDEKKKRWEVLICESPQQIDIEPDSIYRYAQFCPSTTVNSIWLAEAINKAIAESGKTPTKIRFFRRQMKNMITKACEEIGIDAVPSRRTYTLNHWLKQRLTEYYPTLTGYDSQAASSATVQYPELNAIALPDAVRGDKGDKWALVSLPVKDFQEMNQWDIAFGEAFPLSMYNLDPDLAIPGLIIFSSRAIPLAGWLSGLELSYCYLDDITPSARELLKQVYRLRLETGVSDSWILADITDEGSLAEAKGFSNAKNQVQQIHFLAIQSSPEAESFAGFWLLQG
- a CDS encoding DUF29 domain-containing protein; amino-acid sequence: MVQPINLQTLYQQDYYQWLEMTLKQIKMKELDNVDWEHLLEEIESLGREQKHKVESYLRQLLKHLLLYQYWQSEKVYCQRGWAEEIDNFRSELEILLRSQTLYNYTESILSSTYQKARRSAIIKSELTNFPFECPYSLKEILDPQWLPN